A DNA window from Polyodon spathula isolate WHYD16114869_AA chromosome 36, ASM1765450v1, whole genome shotgun sequence contains the following coding sequences:
- the scn2b gene encoding sodium channel subunit beta-2 isoform X1: MTTQPFLSGNAGFFIAALFAGQAGVAESVPSPPASSMEVMVTHNINALNGTTVRLACNFISCYRVDKSKFSMNWTYQECFNCTEELFLLYKHKDINLWHPRFGGRVVFTGNPDKNDVSVTISEVQLSDEGVYHCYVKNPPDRQLGHGVINFNVITEVPPERDSTVAVIIGASVGGLLALLILAMVVVKCLRRRKKQELELEEEGKNEGGEGGAEESSK; encoded by the exons ATGACGACACAGCCGTTCCTCTCTGGTAACGCAGGGTTTTTTATAGCTGCCCTTTTCGCTGGCCAGGCTGGGGTCGCTGAGTCTGTACCTT CTCCCCCTGCCTCTTCGATGGAGGTGATGGTCACTCACAACATCAACGCTCTCAACGGCACCACCGTCAGACTGGCCTGCAACTTCATCTCCTGCTATAGAGTCGACAAGAGCAAGTTCAGCATGAACTGGACCTACCAAGAGTGCTTCAACTGCACAGAGGAGCTG TTCCTCCTCTACAAGCACAAAGACATTAACCTGTGGCACCCTCGCTTCGGGGGCCGGGTGGTGTTCACGGGGAACCCCGATAAGAACGACGTGTCGGTGACGATCAGCGAGGTGCAGCTCTCCGACGAGGGCGTGTACCACTGTTACGTGAAGAACCCTCCCGACCGACAGCTGGGGCACGGGGTCATCAACTTCAACGTCATCACCGAAG TGCCCCCGGAGCGAGACTCCACCGTCGCGGTGATCATCGGCGCCTCGGTGGGGGGGCTGCTGGCCCTGCTGATCCTGGCCATGGTCGTGGTGAAGTGTCTGCGGAGGCGCAAGAAGCAGGAGCTGGAACTGGAGGAGGAGGGAAAGAacgagggaggagaggggggagcgGAGGAGAGCAGCAAAtga
- the scn2b gene encoding sodium channel subunit beta-2 isoform X2 codes for MFLLNQIRTKPGMKLISTCFWGLSLIFIVAPPASSMEVMVTHNINALNGTTVRLACNFISCYRVDKSKFSMNWTYQECFNCTEELFLLYKHKDINLWHPRFGGRVVFTGNPDKNDVSVTISEVQLSDEGVYHCYVKNPPDRQLGHGVINFNVITEVPPERDSTVAVIIGASVGGLLALLILAMVVVKCLRRRKKQELELEEEGKNEGGEGGAEESSK; via the exons atgtttctattaaacCAAATCCGAACCAAACCGGGGATGAAACTAATCAGCACGTGTTTTTGGGGACTGAGCCTCATTTTTATTGTgg CTCCCCCTGCCTCTTCGATGGAGGTGATGGTCACTCACAACATCAACGCTCTCAACGGCACCACCGTCAGACTGGCCTGCAACTTCATCTCCTGCTATAGAGTCGACAAGAGCAAGTTCAGCATGAACTGGACCTACCAAGAGTGCTTCAACTGCACAGAGGAGCTG TTCCTCCTCTACAAGCACAAAGACATTAACCTGTGGCACCCTCGCTTCGGGGGCCGGGTGGTGTTCACGGGGAACCCCGATAAGAACGACGTGTCGGTGACGATCAGCGAGGTGCAGCTCTCCGACGAGGGCGTGTACCACTGTTACGTGAAGAACCCTCCCGACCGACAGCTGGGGCACGGGGTCATCAACTTCAACGTCATCACCGAAG TGCCCCCGGAGCGAGACTCCACCGTCGCGGTGATCATCGGCGCCTCGGTGGGGGGGCTGCTGGCCCTGCTGATCCTGGCCATGGTCGTGGTGAAGTGTCTGCGGAGGCGCAAGAAGCAGGAGCTGGAACTGGAGGAGGAGGGAAAGAacgagggaggagaggggggagcgGAGGAGAGCAGCAAAtga
- the mpzl3 gene encoding myelin protein zero-like protein 3: MGRCKPRVISLCFLLVCGCWQAAAVEMQVASEVNGVVGDDATLRCTFTSSSPVTARLSVDWTYQPLDGQASHSFFYYQSKAFLQTEGLFKGRVSWQGDVNRGDASIQLRNLTLNDNGTFTCTVRNPPDVHGNLAKTVLTVTPRGNPIRITEFILLSGLVLLPSILIVSVLLVRMGCSNGILGRRKTHVCKRSPIEASDGEEDVHKKPSLKRNIIMCCYMCFQDPDYEEALYSMQRRQSEINAESQC, encoded by the exons GGTGCTGGCAGGCTGCTGCTGTAGAAATGCAGGTTGCGTCGGAGGTGAATGGGGTCGTGGGGGACGATGCCACGCTGAGATGCACGTTCACATCCTCGTCTCCGGTGACGGCCCGCCTCTCCGTGGACTGGACCTACCAACCCCTGGACGGCCAGGCCTCTCACAGC TTCTTCTACTATCAGTCCAAAGCCTTCCTCCAGACAGAGGGGCTCTTCAAGGGCAGGGTCTCGTGGCAGGGGGACGTCAATCGAGGCGACGCCTCCATCCAGCTGCGGAACCTGACCCTTAACGACAACGGAACCTTCACCTGCACTGTGCGGAACCCTCCTGACGTCCACGGCAACTTGGCCAAAACTGTGCTGACCGTCACGCCCAGAG GAAACCCCATCAGGATCACAGAGTTCATCCTGCTGTCCGGACTGGTGCTCCTCCCCTCTATTCTCATCGTCTCGGTGCTGTTGGTCAGAATGGGCTGCAGCAACGGCATTCTGGGAAGGAGGAAGACCCACGTGTGTAAGAGGTCTCCCATTGAGGCCTCAGACGG AGAGGAAGACGTTCACAAGAAGCCCAGTCTGAAGAGGAACATCATCATGTGCTGTTATATGTGTTTTCAG gaccCAGATTATGAGGAAGCGCTGTATTCCATGCAGAGGCGGCAGTCTGAAATAAACGCCGAGTCGCAATGCTAG
- the LOC121304006 gene encoding uncharacterized protein LOC121304006: MLWIFHLAILTVCCRAQLSIHTQPEVDVTEGSTALLPCTFTLGPEERLQSTSVDWENQNNTVIFYHYHHNLSVATHDRVTFVGNISQNNASILLRDVRRTDEGDYLCLVRVGMNMVKNRSELRVRALRARGSLLEVPLNPSPPPLAPPPLWPAVAGGLAAGLVLVMVVLVLILRRQQQDTTLREDQRSSAVVACQDPESPRRDKDTDCYVTLPRNLLPKDPPPLSCSTSEGIYVTMYVNGSRSERGRKGIPEEWCAVETHP, translated from the exons ATGCTTTGGATATTTCACCTTGCAATTTTAACGG tgtgctgCAGGGCACAGCTCTCTATACACACCCAGCCCGAGGTCGATGTGACGGAGGGATCTACAGCGCTGCTCCCCTGCACCTTCACACTGGGACCAGAAGAGAGGCTGCAGAGCACCAGTGTGGACTGGGAGAACCAAAACAACACG GTGATTTTCTATCACTATCATCACAACTTGAGCGTGGCGACCCATGACAGAGTAACCTTCGTGGGGAACATCTCCCAAAACAACGCCTCCATTCTCCTGCGGGACGTCCGGCGGACGGATGAGGGGGATTACCTGTGCCTGGTCCGAGTTGGAATGAATATGGTGAAGAATCGCTCAGAGCTCAGAGTCAGAGCACTAAGAG cTCGTGGCAGTCTGCTGGAGGTCCCTCTCaacccttctcctcctcctctcgccCCCCCTCCTCTCTGGCCCGCGGTGGCGGGGGGGCTGGCTGCAGGGCTGGTTTTGGTGATGGTGGTGTTGGTGCTCATCCTGCGGAGGCAGCAGCAGGACACGACTCTCCG agagGACCAGCGGAGCTCTGCTGTGGTGGCGTGTCAGGACCCCGAATCCCCAAGAAGAGACAAG gacACTGACTGCTACGTTACCCTCCCACGGAACCTCCTGCCCAAagaccccccccctctctcctgcaGCACCTCTGAAGGCATCTACGTCACCAtg tatgtGAATGGATCACGCTCTGAGAGAGGCAGGAAGGGGATCCCTGAGGAGTGGTGCGCAGTGGAAACACATCCCTGA